Below is a genomic region from Nitrospirota bacterium.
ATAAGGAATATAATCCGCTAATCCCTTCTTATGTAACAGCATTGTTATTGCCGCTGTCAGTGTCGTCTTACCATGGTCAACATGACCAATAGTACCAATATTTATATGCGGCTTCTTCCTCTCAAACTTTGCCTTTCCCATCTCTATTCCTCCCTTTTATCTAAGTGAATGGTGAATGGTAAATGGTGAATAGTGTCAACTTAATGGTTT
It encodes:
- the tuf gene encoding elongation factor Tu (EF-Tu; promotes GTP-dependent binding of aminoacyl-tRNA to the A-site of ribosomes during protein biosynthesis; when the tRNA anticodon matches the mRNA codon, GTP hydrolysis results; the inactive EF-Tu-GDP leaves the ribosome and release of GDP is promoted by elongation factor Ts; many prokaryotes have two copies of the gene encoding EF-Tu): MGKAKFERKKPHINIGTIGHVDHGKTTLTAAITMLLHKKGLADYIPY